From Motacilla alba alba isolate MOTALB_02 chromosome 4A, Motacilla_alba_V1.0_pri, whole genome shotgun sequence, one genomic window encodes:
- the FHL1 gene encoding four and a half LIM domains protein 1 isoform X1, with protein MAFHRHTGPGSYTVGTMSERFDCHYCRDPLQGKKYVQKEGRHCCVKCFDKFCANTCIECKKPIGADSKELHFKNRYWHDSCFRCFKCYTSLVNEPFMLRENNKVWCSNCTAAEDAPRCKGCFKPIIAGDQNVEYKKMVWHKDCFTCSQCKQVIGSGSFFPKGDDFYCVSCHEHKFAKTCAKCKNPITSGGLTYQEQPWHSECFICSNCKKQLGGKRFTAVEDQFYCVECYKECVAKKCAGCKNPITAGFGRGTSVVNYEDESWHDYCFKCTKCARGLANKRFVCHNGKIYCAECPKRL; from the exons ATGGCTTTCCACAGGCACACAG GGCCTGGCAGCTACACCGTGGGCACCATGTCGGAGCGCTTCGACTGCCACTACTGCCGCGACCCTCTGCAGGGCAAGAAGTACGTGCAGAAGGAGGGGCGGCACTGCTGCGTCAAGTGCTTCGACAAGTTCTGCGCCAACACCTGCATCGAGTGCAAGAAACCCATCGGCGCCGACTCCAAG gagctgcatttcAAGAACCGCTACTGGCACGACAGCTGCTTCCGCTGCTTCAAGTGCTACACGTCCCTGGTCAACGAGCCCTTCATGCTGAGGGAGAACAACAAGGTTTGGTGCAGCaactgcactgctgctgaggatgCACCCAGGTGTAAGGGCTGCTTCAAGCCCATTATTGCAG GAGACCAAAATGTTGAGTACAAGAAGATGGTCTGGCACAAGGACTGCTTCACCTGCAGCCAGTGCAAGCAAGTGATTGGATCTGGGAGCTTCTTCCCCAAGGGTGATGACTTCTACTGTGTCTCCTGCCACGAGCACAAGTTTGCCAAGACCTGTGCTAAGTGCAAGAAT CCCATCACTTCTGGAGGCCTCACTTACCAGGAACAGCCTTGGCATTCCGAGTGTTTCATTTGCTCCAACTGCAAGAAGCAACTGGGTGGGAAGCGCTTCACAGCTGTGGAGGATCAGTTTTACTGCGTGGAGTGCTACAAGGAGTGTGTTGCCAAGAAGTGTGCTGGATGCAAGAATCCTATTACAG CAGGATTTGGAAGAGGAACCAGTGTGGTTAACTACGAAGATGAGTCCTGGCACGATTACTGTTTCAAATGCACAAAGTGTGCCCGTGGGCTGGCCAACAAGCGCTTTGTTTGCCATAATGGAAAAATTTATTGTGCTGAGTGTCCCAAACGACTGTAA
- the FHL1 gene encoding four and a half LIM domains protein 1 isoform X3 translates to MSERFDCHYCRDPLQGKKYVQKEGRHCCVKCFDKFCANTCIECKKPIGADSKELHFKNRYWHDSCFRCFKCYTSLVNEPFMLRENNKVWCSNCTAAEDAPRCKGCFKPIIAGDQNVEYKKMVWHKDCFTCSQCKQVIGSGSFFPKGDDFYCVSCHEHKFAKTCAKCKNPITSGGLTYQEQPWHSECFICSNCKKQLGGKRFTAVEDQFYCVECYKECVAKKCAGCKNPITAGFGRGTSVVNYEDESWHDYCFKCTKCARGLANKRFVCHNGKIYCAECPKRL, encoded by the exons ATGTCGGAGCGCTTCGACTGCCACTACTGCCGCGACCCTCTGCAGGGCAAGAAGTACGTGCAGAAGGAGGGGCGGCACTGCTGCGTCAAGTGCTTCGACAAGTTCTGCGCCAACACCTGCATCGAGTGCAAGAAACCCATCGGCGCCGACTCCAAG gagctgcatttcAAGAACCGCTACTGGCACGACAGCTGCTTCCGCTGCTTCAAGTGCTACACGTCCCTGGTCAACGAGCCCTTCATGCTGAGGGAGAACAACAAGGTTTGGTGCAGCaactgcactgctgctgaggatgCACCCAGGTGTAAGGGCTGCTTCAAGCCCATTATTGCAG GAGACCAAAATGTTGAGTACAAGAAGATGGTCTGGCACAAGGACTGCTTCACCTGCAGCCAGTGCAAGCAAGTGATTGGATCTGGGAGCTTCTTCCCCAAGGGTGATGACTTCTACTGTGTCTCCTGCCACGAGCACAAGTTTGCCAAGACCTGTGCTAAGTGCAAGAAT CCCATCACTTCTGGAGGCCTCACTTACCAGGAACAGCCTTGGCATTCCGAGTGTTTCATTTGCTCCAACTGCAAGAAGCAACTGGGTGGGAAGCGCTTCACAGCTGTGGAGGATCAGTTTTACTGCGTGGAGTGCTACAAGGAGTGTGTTGCCAAGAAGTGTGCTGGATGCAAGAATCCTATTACAG CAGGATTTGGAAGAGGAACCAGTGTGGTTAACTACGAAGATGAGTCCTGGCACGATTACTGTTTCAAATGCACAAAGTGTGCCCGTGGGCTGGCCAACAAGCGCTTTGTTTGCCATAATGGAAAAATTTATTGTGCTGAGTGTCCCAAACGACTGTAA
- the FHL1 gene encoding four and a half LIM domains protein 1 isoform X2 produces the protein MAFHRHTGPGSYTVGTMSERFDCHYCRDPLQGKKYVQKEGRHCCVKCFDKFCANTCIECKKPIGADSKELHFKNRYWHDSCFRCFKCYTSLVNEPFMLRENNKVWCSNCTAAEDAPRCKGCFKPIIAGDQNVEYKKMVWHKDCFTCSQCKQVIGSGSFFPKGDDFYCVSCHEHKFAKTCAKCKNPITSGGLTYQEQPWHSECFICSNCKKQLGGKRFTAVEDQFYCVECYKECVAKKCAGCKNPITGFGRGTSVVNYEDESWHDYCFKCTKCARGLANKRFVCHNGKIYCAECPKRL, from the exons ATGGCTTTCCACAGGCACACAG GGCCTGGCAGCTACACCGTGGGCACCATGTCGGAGCGCTTCGACTGCCACTACTGCCGCGACCCTCTGCAGGGCAAGAAGTACGTGCAGAAGGAGGGGCGGCACTGCTGCGTCAAGTGCTTCGACAAGTTCTGCGCCAACACCTGCATCGAGTGCAAGAAACCCATCGGCGCCGACTCCAAG gagctgcatttcAAGAACCGCTACTGGCACGACAGCTGCTTCCGCTGCTTCAAGTGCTACACGTCCCTGGTCAACGAGCCCTTCATGCTGAGGGAGAACAACAAGGTTTGGTGCAGCaactgcactgctgctgaggatgCACCCAGGTGTAAGGGCTGCTTCAAGCCCATTATTGCAG GAGACCAAAATGTTGAGTACAAGAAGATGGTCTGGCACAAGGACTGCTTCACCTGCAGCCAGTGCAAGCAAGTGATTGGATCTGGGAGCTTCTTCCCCAAGGGTGATGACTTCTACTGTGTCTCCTGCCACGAGCACAAGTTTGCCAAGACCTGTGCTAAGTGCAAGAAT CCCATCACTTCTGGAGGCCTCACTTACCAGGAACAGCCTTGGCATTCCGAGTGTTTCATTTGCTCCAACTGCAAGAAGCAACTGGGTGGGAAGCGCTTCACAGCTGTGGAGGATCAGTTTTACTGCGTGGAGTGCTACAAGGAGTGTGTTGCCAAGAAGTGTGCTGGATGCAAGAATCCTATTACAG GATTTGGAAGAGGAACCAGTGTGGTTAACTACGAAGATGAGTCCTGGCACGATTACTGTTTCAAATGCACAAAGTGTGCCCGTGGGCTGGCCAACAAGCGCTTTGTTTGCCATAATGGAAAAATTTATTGTGCTGAGTGTCCCAAACGACTGTAA